One Halovivax ruber XH-70 genomic region harbors:
- the ftsZ gene encoding cell division protein FtsZ, whose translation MDSIVEDAIDEAESGDPEARADPVSDEPAQSSNASGTMTDEELKDVLQDLQTDITVVGCGGAGGNTVDRMDEEGIHGAKLVAANTDVQHLVEIEADTKILMGEQKTSGRGAGSLPQVGEEAALESQEDIYDAIEGSDMVFVTAGLGGGTGTGSAPVVAKAARESGALTISIVTTPFTAEGEVRRTNAEAGLERLRDVSDTVIVVPNDRLLDSVGKLPVRQAFKVSDEVLMRSVKGITELITKPGLVNLDFADVRTVMEKGGVAMIGLGESDSEAKAEDSVKTALRSPLLDVDISGASSALVNVTGGNDMSIEEAEGVVEEIYDRIDPDARIIWGTSIDETLEGSMRTMIVVTGVQSPQIYGRPEGEAVQPQGVGGQAGGQPPAGGQGAPGGQNAGGQPGVDAEDDDDIDFVG comes from the coding sequence ATGGATTCAATTGTCGAAGACGCCATCGACGAGGCCGAATCGGGTGACCCCGAGGCGCGGGCCGACCCCGTCTCGGACGAGCCCGCCCAGTCGTCGAACGCGTCGGGGACGATGACCGACGAGGAGCTAAAGGACGTCCTGCAGGACCTCCAGACGGACATCACGGTCGTCGGCTGTGGCGGGGCCGGTGGCAACACGGTCGACCGGATGGACGAAGAGGGGATCCACGGCGCGAAACTGGTCGCCGCGAACACGGACGTCCAGCACTTGGTCGAGATCGAGGCCGACACAAAGATCCTCATGGGCGAGCAGAAGACCTCCGGCCGCGGCGCCGGATCGCTCCCGCAGGTCGGCGAGGAAGCCGCCCTGGAGAGCCAGGAGGACATCTACGACGCGATCGAGGGCTCCGACATGGTCTTCGTCACCGCCGGACTGGGTGGCGGGACGGGTACCGGCTCCGCGCCGGTCGTCGCGAAGGCCGCCCGCGAATCCGGCGCCCTGACGATCTCCATCGTCACGACGCCCTTTACCGCGGAAGGAGAAGTTCGCCGGACGAACGCCGAGGCTGGCCTCGAGCGTCTCCGCGACGTCTCCGACACCGTCATCGTCGTGCCGAACGACCGCCTGCTGGACTCCGTCGGTAAGCTCCCCGTCCGCCAGGCGTTCAAGGTGAGTGACGAAGTCCTGATGCGCTCCGTGAAGGGCATCACGGAACTCATCACCAAGCCCGGTCTCGTCAACCTGGACTTCGCCGACGTCCGCACCGTCATGGAGAAAGGTGGCGTCGCGATGATCGGCCTCGGGGAGTCCGACTCCGAAGCGAAAGCCGAAGACTCCGTCAAGACCGCCCTCCGCTCGCCGCTGCTCGACGTCGACATCTCCGGTGCGAGTTCCGCGCTGGTCAACGTCACCGGCGGGAACGACATGTCCATCGAGGAAGCCGAAGGCGTCGTCGAGGAGATCTACGACCGCATCGACCCCGACGCCCGCATCATCTGGGGCACCTCGATCGACGAGACCCTGGAGGGCAGCATGCGAACCATGATCGTCGTCACCGGCGTCCAGTCGCCCCAGATCTACGGTCGCCCGGAGGGCGAGGCCGTCCAGCCTCAGGGCGTGGGCGGACAGGCCGGCGGCCAGCCACCGGCAGGCGGGCAGGGCGCCCCCGGCGGGCAGAACGCCGGCGGTCAGCCTGGCGTCGACGCCGAAGATGACGACGATATCGACTTCGTCGGCTAA